Proteins encoded by one window of Aliivibrio wodanis:
- the mioC gene encoding MioC protein → MKNVSIITGSTLGGAEYVGDHIADLLEEMDIMTDIHNQPNLTEIEVNSFWILVVSTHGAGDYPDNIKPFIQQLSDNASNISEVEFGIIAIGDSNYDTYCAAGKSLQNTLLKLGAIEKYPLLEIDITQSSIPEEPAELWLKQNIC, encoded by the coding sequence ATGAAAAACGTATCTATTATTACGGGGAGTACTCTTGGTGGCGCTGAGTACGTAGGCGATCACATTGCTGATTTATTAGAAGAAATGGATATTATGACAGATATCCATAATCAACCAAATCTTACTGAAATTGAAGTGAATAGCTTCTGGATATTAGTTGTATCAACCCATGGAGCTGGTGATTACCCAGATAATATCAAACCTTTTATTCAACAGTTATCCGATAACGCTAGTAATATTTCAGAAGTAGAGTTTGGCATTATTGCAATCGGTGATTCGAACTATGATACCTACTGTGCAGCAGGTAAATCTCTACAAAACACCCTTCTTAAGCTCGGTGCAATAGAAAAATACCCACTTTTAGAAATTGATATAACCCAAAGCAGCATTCCTGAAGAACCTGCTGAGTTGTGGCTAAAACAGAACATTTGTTAA